A window from Hoeflea sp. IMCC20628 encodes these proteins:
- a CDS encoding FGGY-family carbohydrate kinase, whose product MLVLAIDQGTTNTKALIVDESGHIHARASSPSSTQYPHPGWAEQSATGIWDDTRSVIGAVVAQMNGRSIDAIAISNQRETIVAWDAETGKPVGPAILWQCRRTAPECASLISAGHNKAVEAATGLGINPMFPASKLAWILKNRQEARELLSQGRLRAGTVDSWLLWKLTDGAVFATDHSNASRTQLFDTERLEWSSELAEIFGTPTSCLPEPRPSDSRFGETAAGVTSLPSGTPIMTMLGDSHAALYGHGVRRPGTVKATYGTGSSLMTLTPQRVSSSHGLSGTIAWTDKSGTAYALEGNILVSAQAAAFIAGLLGIGDAGQLSDLAQTVDTADGVTFVPALSGLGAPHWNDHATGTVAGMTHGTTPAHVARATFEAIAMQIADVFEAMQSDVGMRLSGLRTDGGASSNAFLMQLQSDLLQCSVESAVVEEVSALGAAAMAFRALGKEWLPDTRSKRYEPWMTPEAAAAIRATWQDAIRRACD is encoded by the coding sequence ATGCTTGTCTTGGCGATCGATCAGGGAACCACAAACACCAAGGCTCTGATCGTCGACGAGTCCGGACATATACATGCACGGGCTTCGTCCCCGTCGAGCACTCAATATCCGCATCCTGGATGGGCGGAGCAGTCCGCCACAGGAATATGGGATGATACACGTTCCGTGATCGGCGCGGTTGTGGCGCAGATGAATGGCCGCAGCATTGATGCCATCGCGATTTCGAACCAGCGCGAAACCATCGTGGCGTGGGATGCGGAAACCGGCAAACCGGTCGGCCCGGCGATCTTATGGCAATGCCGGCGCACAGCGCCCGAATGTGCTTCACTGATATCGGCAGGGCACAACAAAGCCGTGGAAGCTGCGACCGGGCTTGGCATCAATCCGATGTTTCCCGCGTCTAAACTGGCCTGGATACTCAAGAACCGGCAGGAAGCGAGAGAGCTGCTTTCGCAAGGTCGGCTGCGCGCCGGGACGGTCGACAGCTGGCTGTTATGGAAACTGACGGACGGAGCCGTGTTCGCGACAGACCATTCCAACGCGTCGCGCACGCAACTGTTCGACACGGAGAGACTGGAATGGAGCAGCGAACTGGCGGAGATATTCGGGACACCGACATCCTGCCTGCCTGAACCCCGGCCTTCGGACAGCCGGTTCGGTGAGACGGCCGCTGGAGTGACCAGTCTTCCATCAGGCACCCCCATCATGACGATGCTTGGGGACAGCCATGCAGCACTTTACGGTCACGGCGTCCGCCGTCCCGGCACCGTCAAGGCCACATATGGCACCGGCTCTTCACTGATGACGTTGACCCCGCAACGGGTGTCCTCGAGCCACGGGCTTTCAGGCACCATCGCCTGGACCGACAAATCCGGCACCGCTTATGCCCTTGAAGGGAATATACTGGTGTCGGCACAAGCCGCCGCCTTTATCGCAGGCCTTCTGGGGATCGGTGATGCGGGGCAGCTTTCCGATCTGGCGCAAACGGTGGACACAGCAGACGGGGTTACCTTCGTGCCTGCCCTCTCCGGACTTGGCGCACCGCATTGGAACGATCACGCGACAGGCACAGTGGCTGGCATGACCCATGGCACCACACCGGCGCATGTCGCCCGCGCAACCTTCGAAGCAATTGCCATGCAGATCGCTGACGTCTTCGAAGCGATGCAGTCGGATGTGGGCATGCGGCTTTCAGGCCTGCGGACTGACGGGGGGGCCTCGTCAAATGCGTTCTTGATGCAACTGCAATCGGACCTGCTTCAGTGCTCGGTTGAAAGCGCCGTGGTTGAGGAAGTCAGTGCGCTTGGCGCCGCCGCAATGGCTTTCCGCGCATTGGGAAAAGAATGGCTGCCCGACACACGCAGCAAACGCTATGAGCCCTGGATGACGCCGGAAGCAGCCGCTGCCATCCGCGCGACATGGCAGGACGCCATACGGCGCGCCTGCGACTAG